Proteins encoded in a region of the Homo sapiens chromosome 9, GRCh38.p14 Primary Assembly genome:
- the ZNF169 gene encoding zinc finger protein 169 isoform 3 (isoform 3 is encoded by transcript variant 3) produces MSLGGSDTMLKGADTSESGAVIRGNYRLGLSKKSSLFSHQKHHVCPECGRGFCQRSDLIKHQRTHTGEKPYLCPECGRRFSQKASLSIHQRKHSGEKPYVCRECGRHFRYTSSLTNHKRIHSGERPFVCQECGRGFRQKIALLLHQRTHLEEKPFVCPECGRGFCQKASLLQHQSSHTGERPFLCLECGRSFRQQSLLLSHQVTHSGEKPYVCAECGHSFRQKVTLIRHQRTHTGEKPYLCPQCGRGFSQKVTLIGHQRTHTGEKPYLCPDCGRGFGQKVTLIRHQRTHTGEKPYLCPKCGRAFGFKSLLTRHQRTHSEEELYVDRVCGQGLGQKSHLISDQRTHSGEKPCICDECGRGFGFKSALIRHQRTHSGEKPYVCRECGRGFSQKSHLHRHRRTKSGHQLLPQEVF; encoded by the coding sequence ATGAGTCTTGGGGGGTCAGACACAATGTTGAAGGGAGCAGACACTTCAGAATCTGGAGCAGTCATACGTGGAAACTATAGACTGGGACTTAGCAAAAAGTCAAGCCTGTTCAGCCACCAGAAGCATCATGTGTGCCCTGAATGCGGGAGAGGCTTTTGCCAGAGATCAGACCTTATCAAGCACCAGAGGACACACACCGGGGAGAAGCCATACCTGTGTCCTGAGTGTGGGCGTCGGTTTAGCCAGAAGGCCTCCCTCTCCATACACCAGAGGAAGCACTCGGGGGAGAAGCCGTATGTGTGCAGGGAATGTGGGCGACACTTCAGGTATACATCCTCTCTCACTAATCACAAGAGGATTCACTCCGGGGAGAGGCCCTTTGTATGTCAGGAGTGTGGGCGAGGCTTTCGCCAGAAGATAGCCCTCCTTCTACACCAGAGGACGCACTTGGAGGAGAAGCCCTTCGTGTGTCCTGAGTGTGGGAGAGGCTTTTGCCAGAAGGCATCACTCCTCCAGCACCAGAGCTCACACACAGGGGAGAGGCCCTTCCTGTGCCTTGAGTGTGGGCGTAGCTTCAGGCAGCAGTCACTCCTCCTTAGTCACCAGGTCACACACTCAGGAGAGAAGCCTTATGTCTGTGCTGAGTGTGGGCACAGCTTTCGCCAAAAGGTCACTCTCATCAGGCACCAGAGGACACACACAGGGGAGAAGCCTTACCTGTGCCCCCAGTGTGGGCGGGGTTTTAGCCAGAAGGTCACCCTCATTGGACACCAGAGGACACACACAGGGGAGAAGCCCTACCTGTGCCCTGATTGTGGGCGTGGCTTTGGTCAGAAGGTCACCCTCATCAGACACCAGAGGACACACACAGGGGAGAAGCCTTATCTGTGCCCCAAGTGTGGGCGTGCATTTGGCTTTAAGTCGCTCCTCACCCGACACCAGAGGACACACTCAGAGGAGGAGCTTTACGTAGACAGGGTGTGTGGACAAGGACTTGGCCAGAAGTCACACCTTATCTCTGACCAAAGGACACACTCAGGAGAGAAGCCCTGCATTTGCGATGAATGTGGGCGCGGCTTTGGCTTTAAGTCTGCCCTCATCCGACATCAGCGGACCCATTCTGGGGAGAAGCCGTATGTCTGCAGGGAGTGTGGGCGTGGCTTTAGCCAGAAGTCTCACTTGCATAGACACAGGAGGACCAAGTCTGGTCATCAGCTCCTACCCCAAGAGGTCTTCTGA
- the NUTM2F gene encoding NUT family member 2F, with amino-acid sequence MASNGAYPVLGPGVTVNPGTSLSVFTALPFATPAPGPAHRPPLVTAVVPPAGPLVLSAFPSTPLVAGQDGRGPSGAGASNVFVQMRTEVGPVKPPQAQTLILTQAPLVWQAPGTLCGGVMCPPPLLLAAAPGVPVTSAQVVGGTQACEGGWSHGLPLPPPPPAAQVAPIVSPGNARPWPQGAHGEGSLAPSQAKARPDDSCKPKSVYENFRLWQHYKPLARRHLPQSPDTEALSCFLIPVLRSLARRKPTMTLEEGLWQAMREWQHTSNFDRMIFYEMAEKFLEFEAEEEMQIQKSQWMKGPQSLPPPAPPRLEPRGPPAPEVVKQPVYLPSKDGPKAPTACLPPPRPQRPAETKAHLPPPRPQRPAETNAHLPPPRPQRPAETKVPEEIPPEVVQEYVDIMEELLGSHPGDTGEPEGQREKGKVEQPQEEDGITSDPGLLSYIDKLCSQEDFVTKVEAVIHPRFLEELLSPDPQMDFLALSQELEQEEGLTLAQLVEKRLLSLKEKGCGRAAPRHGTARLDSSPSEFAAGQEAAREVPDPQQRVSVETSPPQTAAQDPQGQGRVRTGMARSEDPAVLLGCQDSPRLKAVRPTSPPQDHRPTCPGLGTKDALGLPGESPVKESHGLAKGSSEETELPGMVYVVGSHHRLRPWRLSQSPVPSSGLLSPGGRGPQGALQSPSAQKRGLSPSPSPASKSKKRPLFGSPSPAEKTPHPGPGLRVSGEQSLAWGLGGPSQSQKRKGDPLASRRKKKRHCSQ; translated from the exons ATGGCTTCAAATGGAG CATACCCAGTGCTGGGACCCGGCGTGACCGTGAACCCTGGCACCTCCCTGTCTGTGTTCACGGCTCTGCCCTTTGCCACACCCGCTCCCGGCCCAGCACACAGGCCGCCCCTCGTGACTGCAGTGGTTCCTCCAGCCGGCCCTCTGGTgctctctgccttccccagcaCCCCTCTAGTGGCAGGACAGGATGGCCGCGGCCCGAGTGGGGCCGGGGCTTCCAACGTCTTTGTCCAGATGAGGACAGAAGTGGGGCCTGTGAAGCCCCCTCAGGCACAGACCTTGATCCTAACTCAGGCCCCCCTCGTCTGGCAGGCTCCAGGCACCCTCTGTGGAGGTGTCATGTGTCCACCTCCCCTACTCCTGGCAGCTGCTCCTGGGGTGCCCGTTACCTCTGCCCAGGTGGTTGGGGGCACCCAGGCCTGTGAGGGAGGCTGGTCCCATGGCCTTCctcttccaccaccaccaccggcTGCCCAGGTGGCCCCCATCGTGTCCCCAGGGAACGCTAGGCCATGGCCACAAGGGGCTCATGGAGAGGGCAGCCTGGCTCCCTCCCAGGCCAAGGCCCGGCCGGACGACTCCTGTAAACCCAAGAGTGTCTATGAGAACTTCCGACTCTGGCAGCACTACAAGCCCCTGGCCCGGAGGCACCTTCCCCAGAGTCCTGACACTGAAGCGCTTTCCTGCTTCCTCAT CCCAGTTCTCCGATCCCTGGCCCGGCGGAAGCCCACCATGACGCTGGAGGAGGGACTGTGGCAGGCCATGCGGGAATGGCAGCACACGAGCAACTTTGACCGGATGATCTTCTACGAGATGGCGGAAAA GTTCCTGGAAtttgaggctgaggaggagatgCAGATTCAGAAATCGCAGTGGATGAAGGGGCCCCAGAgcctgcctcctccagccccGCCGAGGCTTGAACCTCGAGGACCCCCTGCCCCTGAGGTGGTCAAGCAGCCAG tgTACCTTCCCAGCAAGGATGGCCCCAAGGCCCCGACTGCCTGCCTGCCACCACCCAGGCCCCAGAGGCCAGCGGAGACCAAGGCCCACCTGCCACCACCCAGGCCCCAGAGGCCAGCGGAGACCAACGCCCACCTGCCACCACCCAGGCCCCAGAGGCCAGCGGAGACCAAGGTCCCTGAGGAGATCCCCCCTGAAGTGGTGCAGGAGTATGTGGACATCATGGAGGAGCTGCTGGGGTCTCACCCTGGGGACACAGGGGAGCCTGAGGGACAACGGGAAAAGGGCAAAGTGGAGCAGCCGCAGGAAGAGGACGGGATAACCTCAGACCCGGGCCTCCTGAGCTACATTGACAAGCTGTGTTCCCAGGAAGACTTTGTCACCAAG GTGGAGGCCGTCATTCACCCCCGATTCCTGGAAGAATTGCTTTCCCCAGATCCACAGATGGATTTCTTGGCCCTAAGCCAggagctggagcaggaggaaggactCACCCTTGCCCAG CTAGTGGAGAAGCGCCTCCTGTCCTTGAAGGAGAAAGGGTGCGGGAGGGCAGCCCCTCGACATGGCACGGCCAGGTTGGACTCAAGTCCTTCTGAGTTTGCAGCTGGCCAAGAAGCAGCGAGAgaggtccctgacccccaacaAAGGGTCAGCGTGGAAACCTCCCCACCCCAGACAGCTGCCCAGGACCCTCAGGGACAGGGCAGAGTGCGCACTGGCATGGCCAGGTCCGAAGACCCTGCTGTGCTTTTGGGATGTCAGGATTCCCCCAGGCTGAAGGCTGTCCGGCCAACCTCTCCTCCCCAGGACCACAGACCCACCTGCCCCGGCCTGGGGACCAAGGACGCCTTGGGTCTCCCTGGAGAGTCTCCTGTCAAGGAGTCACATGGGCTGGCTAAGGGGTCAAGTGAGGAGACGGAACTCCCTGGCATGGTCTATGTCGTGGGTTCCCACCACAGGCTGAGGCCCTGGAGGCTGTCCCAGAGCCCTGTCCCTTCCTCGGGCCTTCTcagcccaggagggagaggacCCCAGGGAGCTCTTCAGTCTCCATCTGCTCAGAAAAGAGGCCTCAGCCCATCACCTTCTCCTGCCAGCAAGTCCAAGAAGCGACCTCTCTTTGGAAGCCCATCCCCTGCTGAAAAGACACCGCACCCAGGGCCTGGGCTCAGGGTCTCTGGGGAGCAATCCCTGGCTTGGGGGCTGGGTGGCCCCTCACAGTCTCAAAAGAGAAAGGGTGACCCCTTGGCCTCCAGGAGGAAGAAGAAGCGGCATTGTAGCCAGTAG